The genomic region CCAATTCCCAGATCAAAATCCCTGCGATCAGGAAAATCATGCCAACATAAACGGGGCCACCCAACCAAACCGCATAAAGACCCGTCACAGCCATCAAAAGCCCTGTGATCATACGCGGCCAGAAATCAGAAAACAGGCTTTGGGGTTGATCGCTCACGCAGTGACCCCACCAAAACGGCGCTCGCGCAGACCATAGCGGGCAAGAATTTCGGCAAATTCTTGGGCAGTGAAATCAGGCCAAAGCGTATTGACGAATTCATATTCAGAATAGGCAGATTGCCACAAAAGAAAATTCGAAATGCGCGCCTCGCCCGATGTGCGGATCACCAGATCAGGATCAGGCAACACATAGGTGTCGAGATATTTGGGGAAGGTTTCGTCATCAATATCAGCGGCTTTGATTTTCCCCGCGGCCACATCATGGGCCAAACGCTTGGCGGCGCGGCTCACCTCATCGCGGCCGCCATAATTCAAGGCAACCGTCAAATGCAGCTTGTCATTTTCAGCGGTCATCAATTCAAGATTGTCCATCATCTCGACCAAAGACGGCTCAAGGCGCACGCGATCCCCGATGAAACGCACCCGCACCCCTGCCTTGATCAAGGCCTTGGTTTCATTGGTCAGATACCGCCGAAACAGGCGCATGAGGCCCGCAACTTCTGTTTGGGTACGTTTCCAGTTTTCGGTCGAAAAGGCGAAAATCGTCAGGTATTTCACACCTAAATCAGGGCAGGCCCGCGCAATTTCCTTGACCCGCGCAGCGCCCGCATGATGGCCAACAAGACGCGGGCGGCCGCGCATCTTTGCCCAACGACCATTGCCATCCATGATAATGGCGACATGGGCAGGATTGCTTCGGCTCATCCGCATATCCCCTTTTTTACTTTGCCTAGACCTGCATGATCTCGGCTTGCTTGCCCTCAAGCGCCGCGTCAACTTTGGCGATAAAACTATCGGTCAACTGTTGCACTTCGGTCTCCCAGAATTTCTGGTCATCCTCACTCAGGCCCGCTGATTTGGCTTTTTTGATTTGATCCATCCCGTCACGGCGCAAATTGCGCACGGCCACACGGGCGTGTTCGGCATATTGCGCAGCAACTTTGGTCAATTCGCGGCGGCGTTCTTCGTTCAATTCGGGGATCGGCAGCATGATGATCGTGCCGTTCAGTTGCGGGTTAATACCCAAGCCCGATTCACGAATGGCTTTTTCCACCTTACCGACCATTGCCTTGTCCCACACATTGATGGTGACCATGCGCGGCTCTGGCACGTTTACGGTGCCCACCTGATTGATGGGGGTCATCTGGCCATATGCCTCAACCATAACAGGTTCGAGCATCGTGGCGGAGGCGCGGCCTGTGCGCAGAGAGGCGAATTCCGTTTTCAGGGCGGAAATTGCGCCCTCCATCCGGCGGGTCAGATCATCTAGATCAAGTTCGAATTCATCTGCTGACATTGCCTCACTCCTCGCTTGTCAGGTCGCTTTGGCCCCATATAACCTGCGGGGCTGCCTGTTTCTATGGCTTTAGCGCACTTTTGTATAGGTTCCCTGCCCCGACAAAATCCCCCGAAATCCACCTGGCTCATCAAGGCTAAAGACAATGATCGGGGTGTCGTTTTCGCGCGCAAGCGCGATGGCCGAGGCATCCATGACGCCAAGATGCTGTGCGAGAACCTCATCATAGCTGATCTCGTCAAAGCGTTTCGCATCGGCGTGTTTTTTGGGATCTTTATCATAGACCCCGTCCACCTTGGTGCCCTTAAAGATTGCATCACAATGCATCTCATTGGCGCGCAATGTGGCGGCTGTATCTGTTGTGAAATAGGGGTTTCCTGTGCCTGCTGCAAAAATACAGACGCGCTTTTTCTCCAAATGACGCACCGCACGGCGGCGGATATAAGGCTCGCAGACCTGATCCATCGGAATGGCCGAGATCACGCGGGTAAAGACCCCAAGCCCCTCAAGCGCGCTTTGCATCGCAAGCGCGTTCATCACCGTGGCCAGCATCCCCATATAATCGGCTGTGGTGCGCTCCATCCCCTGCGCGCTGCCTTGCAAGCCGCGAAAGATATTGCCGCCCCCAATGACCATGCAAATCTCCACCCCCAAATCATGCACCGATTTTACCTCGCGCGCGATCCGCTCGACTGTGGGCGGATTGAGGCCAAAGCCCTTATCGCCCATCAAGGCCTCGCCCGAAATTTTCAGCATGACGCGTTTATAGGTTGTTGTGGGGGTGGCATCGCTTGCGGCCATGATATCCTCGTTCAAACGGGTGGCAGGCCGCAGATCGGGCCAAAGCCACCAATGGGTGATTGAGCTTGGCGCATCATCGTCTAAAATGCGGATCACTTCAACGGTCGCGCCTGCCCTAGCGACTAAATATGCCAAAGCACGCCCAAGCGAAACCAGATATTGCTAGGCGCGCCGCAAAAGATCAGGAAAAAGGCACGGCATTGGACGCATTTAATTTGGAATTCGCAAAAGACATTGCGCCTGATCGTCCGATCCTGATTGCGGGGGCCACGGCCAGCGGGAAATCTGCGCTTGCCCTTGCCTTGGCTGACAGGTGGGGTGGGCAAATCATCAATGCAGACGCGCTGCAAGTCTATGACGGATGGCGCCTCTTGACCGCCCGCCCCAGTGCCGCGGACGAGGACAGATGCCCGCATCATCTCTATGGGCATGTGCCGTTTTTGGGCGATTATTCCGTGGGGGCATGGCTGCGCGATTTGGCGCCGCTGCTGCGCACAGGGCCGCGTCCCATTATCGTGGGAGGCACAGGGCTTTATTTTCGTGCGCTAACCGAAGGTTTGGCCGAAATCCCGCCTGTGCCAAAGGCCGTGCGCATCGCGGCAGATGGACAAAGCCATGCGGACCTTTTGGCCGATTTAGAGCAATCCGACCCCGTGATTTATGCAAAGATTGACAGACAAAACCGCGCCCGCGTTCAGCGCGCTTGGGAGGTGTGGCGCGCCACAGGAAAACCCCTCTCGCAATGGCAGGCCGAAACGCCTGCCCCCCTTCTGCCTCTGGATCAGGTGGCGGCGTTCAAACTCATGGCCGATCGAGATTGGCTCAATGACCGCATCGCCCGCCGCTTTCATACAATGATAAAAGAGGGCGCATTGGATGAGGCGCGGGCCGCCTTGCCCCATTGGGAGCAGCTGCAAGGCGCGGCCAAAGCCATCGGCGCACCTGAATTAATCTCCCACCTTCGCGGTGACATTTCGCTTGAGACAGCCATAGAGGCCGCCATTATCGCCTCGCGCCAATATGCAAAAAGGCAACGGACGTGGCTGCGCGCGCAGTCCACAGGATGGACAGATATATATATTCCTGTCTAAATTTTAGGTGCCTATACATTTGGGGACATAGGCACGAATCGGATAGGGGATAATGTCGGATCAGCAAGAGGTGGGCCCTACCAACGCGCCCGCCTATGCCGCACGAACGATTGGTCAAATTCGACTTCATGGCGCTTGGCGGCATGAATTGGCGCATCACTGCCCCAAATCGCGCTTGTTTTGGCTGACGCGCGGCACAACCCGCATCACGGCGGATTTGCACCCGATCATGGCCACAGGCCCCAAGATTTTATTCATTCCAGCCTCAATGCTGTTATCGATTGAATTGCCCACGCAATTACAAGGCCATGTGGCCTATTTCCCAAATCTTGCCGATTTGGAATTGCCGCAAACATCCCTTTGCCTCACCCCCAGTTCCGCCGAAGCGCAGGTAGAGTTGACGGGCCTCATTGAGCGGATGGCGCGGCTAGAAGATCAAGACACCCCTTCAGCGAGACGCATGAAACGGGGATTTGGTCTGCTGCTCTCAGCGATGCTTGAGCGTGAAACACTCATTTCAAACCAACGTGACCGCGATGCCACCCACAGATTGCGCACCCAAATCAAAAAGCCCAGCAAATCGGCGCAGCTCCTCTCGCGTTTTGCGGCGCTCTTGGCGCAAGGGTTCAACGCGCAATTGGGCGTGTCCGACTATGCCGCACGCCTTGATGTGACGCCCACCCATCTCACGCGCATCTGTCGCGAAATCACAGGGCGCACGGCCCTTGCCCTGATCAATGAGGTGCTGATGGCCGAGGCCCGCCGCCGTTTGGTCGATACCCATGACAGCGCCGCAAAAATCGCGCGCGATTTAGGCTATTCGTCACCCGCCTATTTCACGCGCGCCTTTGGTCAAGAAACAGGCACAACCCCCACCGGATATCGCGATCAAAAACAGGGGCAATGGCACAGCATGCGCCACCGATAGCCCCTGTTTCCCTTAGCCATGCAGCGCCTCAATGACAGCGCGGGTGGTGATTTTTCCCTTGGGCTGACCGCGTTCTTCAACAATTACGGTGTTGCCCTTTGATTGCGCGACCACCATCAGCGCATCTTGCAAAATGGTGTCAGCATCCAAGCGCGGTGCAGAGTCAGGCAATTTCCCGCGACCCAGAGGTTGCATGATGGAACCCAATTTGATCACGCGGGCGCGGTTGATGTCCTTGATGAAATCCTCAATGTAATCATCGGCAGGACGCAACACAATATCTTGCGCGCTGCCTTGCTGCACCAAATGACCATCGCGCAAAATCGCGATATTATCGCCAAGGCGCAGCGCCTCGTCCAAATCATGGGTGATGAACACAATCGTTTTGTGCAGTTCCTTTTGCAAATCAATCAAAATGGATTGCATATCATAGCGGATCAACGGGTCGAGCGCAGAAAACGCCTCGTCCATCAGCAAGATATCCGCATCCGTTGCCAAACCGCGCGCCAGACCCACGCGCTGCCGCATGCCGCCCGATAATTGCCCAGGGTAATTGTTTTCATACCCCTCAAGCCCCACGCGGGAAATCCATTGCTTGGCCCGCTTTTCGGCCTCGTTCTCATCCACGCCTTGCACGATCAAACCATAGGTGACGTTTTCAATCACACGGCGATGCGGGAAAAGACCAAAATGTTGAAACACCATCGACATCTTGAAACGCCGCAGATCCCGCAAAGCATCCTTGTCCATGGTCAGAACATTTTCGCCATCCACCAAAATTTCACCTGCGGTCGGCTCAATCAGGCGGTTGATATGGCGGATTAGGGTGGATTTACCCGACCCAGAAAGACCCATCACCACCTGAATATTTTGCGGCGCAATATCAAGCGAGACGTTATCCACGCCCAGAACATGCCCCGTTTCTTCGCGCAAAGCATCCTTGCCCATGCCAGATTGGACGGATTTCAACGCTTTTTGGGGCGATTTTCCAAAAATCTTATAAAGGTTTTTGATCTGAATTTTGGGATCGCTCATTTTTCGCCCCCCTCACGATGCGCCTGTAGGCGTTTGCCATAGGATTGGCTGACGCGGTCGAAGATGATGGCCAACGCGACAATCGCCAAACCATTCATCAAACCAAGGGCCAAATATTGGTTGGAAATCGCGCGCAATACAGGCACGCCAAGACCCCGCACCCCGATCATTGACGCAATTACAACCATGGCCAAAGCCATCATGATCGTCTGGTTCACGCCTGCGAAAATATTGGGCAGAGCCAAGGGAATTTGCACATCAAAAAGCTTCTGCCGCGGGCTTGCGCCAAAGGCCTCGGCGGCTTCTAAAACCTCGCGATCCACCAGTCGGATGCCGAGATTTGTCAGACGCACGATGGGGGGAATAGCATAGATGCAAACCGCAATCAGACCAGGCACCTTGCCAATACCAAGCAGCATAACCACGGGGATCAAATACACAAATGACGGGATTGTCTGCATCACATCCAAAATCGGCGTAATCGCGCCCTGCAGCCTGTCAGATTTTGCCATCAAAATCCCCAAAGGGATCCCCACGATGATACAAACAAAGGTTGCGACCGAGATGATCGCCAAAGTCGCCATCGTATCTTCCCACATTCCAAAATAGCCAATTACGGCAAAGGCAAGGAATGTTCCGATGGTGATTTTCCATGACCGTGAGCCAAGCCATGCAAGCCCGCTGAGAACGACCAAGATAATTGGCCAAGGCGTGGCCAGAAGCAGTTTTTCAAACCACACCAAGAAATGCAAAAGCGGGCTGAAAAATATCTCAAGCGCCTCGCCATAGGCACGCGAAAAGGCGCGGAACCCGTCATCAATGCCCTGTTGTAATTGGCTCAGATCGCGGCGCCCGATGCTTGGAAATTCGGCAAAGAAATCCCACATTTAGATGGCCTCGTATATTTTAATGAATTGAAAAAGCGGAAAGAGCAGCGCCCTTTCCGCTTGGATGTCTATGCCCGTCTCAATCGCACAGACAGCGTTTTACAGCGCGCTGCGAATTGCAGCGGCGGCATCCTCAGTCACCCATTGCGTCCAAATATCCTCATGGGTGGCTAGAAATTCAAAGGCCGCAGCCTCGCCCGTGGCTTGGTTATCGGTCATGTAGACCAACATCGCGTTCATCGCTTCGCCGGGGAAGATGCGGTTGGCCAGATAATCCACCGCGATACCACCCTCCTGCATCAGGCGATCTGTGATGACCGTATGCACCTCGGATTCGGTATAAGAGGTTGGCTGTGGATCAAGGCATTCCTGCTCTGGCTTCACGATACAGCCATCCCAGTTTTCAGAACCGCCCCACGGGGTTTCCCACTCCAACATCACAAGGTTGTATTTGCCGACAACGGCGGTAGGCGACCAGTAATAGCCGAACCAATATTCGCCCCGATCCACCGCACGGGCGATTGAGCCATCAAGCCCTGCCGCAGATCCAGGATCGACCAAATGCCACCCCATATCTTCCATACCAAAGGCGCGGAATAGTTGCGCATTCGACAATTGGCAGCCCCACCCTGCGGGGCAGCCCATGAAGGCCCCCATATCTTCGTCTTCCGCCCATGGGAACAGATCAGGCCGCGCCAGCACTTTCTCGACTGTGTCTAATTCGGGGTGATCAATCGCAAATTGCGGATCAACCCACCACCCTTCACCAAGGCCAGTAATCGGGCCTTGCACCACGGAATGCAGGCTGCCTTCGGCAATCGCAGTGTTCAGCGGGTCGCGCACCGCGTTGATCCACAATTCAGGCGCGACATCAGGTTCCGCCTTTTCATTCATCGAGGTGAAAGTGGTCATGGTCGCACCAGGGATCAGCTCGACATCGCAGCCATAGCCTTCCTCAAGGATGATCTTGTCGACATTTGCCATCAATTCGGCAGATGCCCAGTTCATTTCAGCAATGGTCAATGAACCACAATCTTGCGCAGATGCAGCCCCCCCAAACCCAAGCGCGGCAGCGCCAACAATGCCAGCGGCAAGTGGTTTTACGAATTTCATATGATCTCTCCTGTCGGTCGTTTTATTGTGGGCCACGCAAAGCGCCCCAGACGAATTATGTCGTTATCGTTCTATATCGACTTAAAATTCTCAAGCACTTATTTCTAAAATCGCCCTAAGGCACTGAAATAATGTGATTAAAAATATGTCACAACCCAAGGATGAATATCGCAAAAGCGACATTTCTATGCTTTGCGACATCATTTTACAATTCAGTTACAAACCAAACGCCACAAAAAATGGGGGTGCCGATGGCACCCCCAGTTTCGCTGATCAAGCTCACTCTATTTACCGCCCGTTGTTTCTGCCTGCGGCTTGATCCGCGTCAGGGGCGAGCGCACCCGCCCCGTGTTCCCCTCCCGCTGCGCGTGATCGTGGGCAAACGACCATCAGCGCGGCGGGATGGAAAATCTGTGCTTAACTGCAGCCCGATGTGCCGCCGCAGGTGTTGCACTTCATGCATGTGCCGTTGCGCACGAGGGTGTAGTTGCCACATTCCCCACAAGCCTCGCCCTCATAGCCTTGCATCTTGGCCTTTGTGCGCGCGTCAATCTCAACGGCGCCTGTGGTGACAGCAGCAGCTTGCACCGCCTCGGCCACGACCGCACCAGATTGGCCGACCGCCGTAGCGGCAAGGCTAGAGACACCCCCCTGCAACACGACCAAATCCTGTGGGACACGCTTGCGCAAATAGCCTGTTGAGCTGATCTGTTTGAGCACTTCCAAGGATTTTGACGCCGCGCTGTCGGACAGTTCCTTGACGTTCGAGACACCCTCTTCGACACCGCGGCCCATATCGTCAAAGCTTGCGCCTTCTGGCTTTACATGGGCCAGATCGGTTCGGTCGAGATAGGACACCGCCAATTCGCGGAAGATATAGTCAAGGATCGAAGTTGCATTCTTGATCGAGTCATTGCCCTGCACCATGCCCGAAGGCTCGAACTTGGTGAAGGTGAAGGCATCCACGAATTCCTCAAGCGGCACACCATATTGCAGTCCAACCGAGACTGCGATGGCGAAGTTGTTCATCATAGCACGGAAGCCTGCGCCCTCTTTGTGCATATCGATGAAAATCTCACCAAGCGCGCCATCGGCATATTCACCTGTGCGCAGGTAGACCTTGTGACCACCCACAATTGCCTTCTGGGTGTAGCCTTTGCGGCGCTCAGGCAGTTTCTCGCGCTTGGCGCGGGCCACTTCCTTGATCACAATCTTTTCGATCACCTTCTCCGCCAAAACAGCCGCTTTTTCTTGCGGGCTGCCGCTTTCAAGGATTTCTGCCGCCTCGTCATCATCTTCGACCAAGGCCGCTGCCAAAGGCTGGCTCAATTTGGAGCCATCACGATACAGCGCATTTGCCTTGATCCCCAAAGACCAACTCAATTCATAGGCCTCTTGGCAATCTTCGATTGTCGCCGAATTTGGCATGTTGATCGTCTTGGAAATCGCGCCCGAGATAAAGCTCTGCGCTGCAGCCATCATATAGATATGGCTGTTGACCGAGAGGTAACGCTTGCCCTTCTTGCCGCATGGGTTGGCGCAATCGAACACGTTGTAATGCTCTTCCTTGAGGAAAGGTGCGCCCTCCAAGGTCATGGTGCCGCAGACATGATCATTGGCAGCTTCGATGTCCTTCTTCGAGAAGCCCAAATGTTGCAGAAGATTGAAGCTCGGATCATTCAGCTTGGCCTGCGGAATGCCCAAGGTTTTGGTGCAGAATTCCTCACCCAAGGTCCACTGGTTGAACACAAAGCGGATATCAAAGGCCTGTGGCAAAGCCGCTTCGATCTTGTCCAATTCAGCCTGACCAAACCCATGCCCCACCAAGGCGGTATGGTTGATACCAGGCGCATTGCCAAGCGTGCCATGGCCGACCGCATAGGCAATGATTTCTTCAATCTCGGAGGAAGAATAGCCCAGTTTTTCCAAGGCGGCAGGCACAGAGCGGTTGATGATTTTGAAGTAGCCACCACCGGCCAGTTTTTTGAACTTAACCAGTGCGAAATCGGGCTCGATGCCTGTTGTGTCGCAATCCATGACCAGACCGATTGTGCCCGTTGGCGCAATCACAGTGGCCTGAGCGTTGCGATAGCCATGCTTTTGGCCCAAATCCAACGCCTCATCCCATGCTTGTTTGGCCAGATCGACCAGACGCGCATCAGGGCAGTTGGCGTGATCCAATGGCACAGGGGTGACGTTGACGTCTTCGTAACCATCCGTCTCGCCATAGGCCGCACGGCGATGGTTACGGATGACGCGCAGCATGTTATCCGCGTTGCGCTTATACCCTGAGAATGGCCCCAGTTCAGACGCGATTTCCGCAGATGTTGCATAGGACACGCCCGTCATAAGTGCCGTCAATGCACCACATAATGCGCGCCCCTCATCACTGTCATAGCCCAAGCCCATATTCATCAACAGGCCGCCAATATTGGCATAACCCAGACCCAAGGTGCGGAAATCATAAGAAAGCTGCGCGATTTCCTTTGAAGGGAACTGCGCCATCATCACCGAGATTTCCAAGGTCAATGTCCAAAGCCGGGTCGCGTGCATGTACCCATCTGCATCAAACTTGCCCTCCTTGTAGAAGGTCAGCAGGTTCATCGAGGCAAGGTTACAAGCCGTATCGTCCAAGAACATGTATTCCGAACAGGGGTTCGACCCACGGATCGGCCCGTCTGCAGGGCATGTGTGCCATGCGTTAACGGTGTCATGGAACTGGATGCCAGGATCGGCACAGGCCCATGCAGCATGACCAACCTTTTCCCACAGATCACGGGCCTGCAGGGTTTTGGTGGGCTTGCCGTTCACGCGTGATTTCAGATGCCATTCCGCATCATCCTTGATCGCCTGAAGGAAATCATCCGTCACGCGGATCGAGTTGTTGGAATTCTGACCCGAGACGCTGGCATAGGCCTCGCTGTCCCAATCTGTGTCATAGGTCGGAAATTCAATCGATGTGTAACCCTGACGCGCATAATCCAAGACGCGCTTGATATAGGTTTCGGGGATCGACACTTTTTTCGCCGCGCGGATTGCATCCTTCAGCGCGCCGTTTTTCGCAGGGTCAGTCGCATCCGCGAGATCCCCGTCCCATGTCTTGACCGCCGCAAAGAGGCCGTTGAGCATTTTCTCATGCATCTTCGAGCCAGCAACAAGCGAAGCAACCTTCTGTTCTTCGATCACCTTCCAATCGATGAAGGCTTCGATATCAGGGTGGTCTGCATCCACGATCACCATCTTTGCCGCGCGGCGTGTGGTGCCGCCCGACTTGATGGCGCCCGCCGCACGGTCACCGATTTTCAAAAAGCCCATCAGACCGCTGGATTTGCCGCCGCCCGACAGTTTTTCACCTTCGCCCCGCAGCATCGAAAAGTTCGTGCCTGTGCCAGAGCCATATTTGAACAGGCGCGCTTCGCGCACCCAAAGATCCATGATCCCGCCCTCATTCACCAGATCGTCCGCAACGGATTGGATGAAGCAAGCATGCGGTTGGGGATGCTCATAGGCCGAGGCTGATTTGGTCAGCTTACCCGTTTTATAATCAACATAGTGGTGGCCTTGGCTTGGGCCATCAATGCCGTAAGCCCAGTGAAGGCCTGTGTTGAACCACTGCGGGCTGTTTGGCGCGGCCATCTGGCGCGCCAGCATCAATTGCATTTCTTCGAAATAGGCGCGCGCATCGGCCTCGGCCGAGAAATAGCCGCCCTTCCATCCCCAATAGGCCCATGCCCCTGCCAAACGGCGGAACACTTGCTTGGCTGATGTTTCGCCCACAATGCGCTGATCTTCGGGCAGCTCGGCCAAGGCCTCATCATCCGCCACATGGCGCCAAAGAAAATCAGGCACACCCTTTTCTTTCACGGGCTTCAGCCGTGCAGGAACGCCTGCTTTGCGGAAATATTTCTGTGCGATCACATCCGAGGCTACTTGGCTCCACGATTTGGGAACCTCTACTTCGTCTAGTTTAAAGACGATGGTGCCGTCTGGATTGCGAATTTCAGAAGAAGTGAGAGTGAATTCGAGATCTGCGTATACATCTGCGCCGTCGCGGGTGAACCTACGTTCAATTTTCATGGCTGCCTCTTTTGTT from Rhodobacterales bacterium HKCCA1288 harbors:
- a CDS encoding isoprenyl transferase translates to MRMSRSNPAHVAIIMDGNGRWAKMRGRPRLVGHHAGAARVKEIARACPDLGVKYLTIFAFSTENWKRTQTEVAGLMRLFRRYLTNETKALIKAGVRVRFIGDRVRLEPSLVEMMDNLELMTAENDKLHLTVALNYGGRDEVSRAAKRLAHDVAAGKIKAADIDDETFPKYLDTYVLPDPDLVIRTSGEARISNFLLWQSAYSEYEFVNTLWPDFTAQEFAEILARYGLRERRFGGVTA
- the frr gene encoding ribosome recycling factor, translated to MSADEFELDLDDLTRRMEGAISALKTEFASLRTGRASATMLEPVMVEAYGQMTPINQVGTVNVPEPRMVTINVWDKAMVGKVEKAIRESGLGINPQLNGTIIMLPIPELNEERRRELTKVAAQYAEHARVAVRNLRRDGMDQIKKAKSAGLSEDDQKFWETEVQQLTDSFIAKVDAALEGKQAEIMQV
- a CDS encoding UMP kinase, with protein sequence MAASDATPTTTYKRVMLKISGEALMGDKGFGLNPPTVERIAREVKSVHDLGVEICMVIGGGNIFRGLQGSAQGMERTTADYMGMLATVMNALAMQSALEGLGVFTRVISAIPMDQVCEPYIRRRAVRHLEKKRVCIFAAGTGNPYFTTDTAATLRANEMHCDAIFKGTKVDGVYDKDPKKHADAKRFDEISYDEVLAQHLGVMDASAIALARENDTPIIVFSLDEPGGFRGILSGQGTYTKVR
- the miaA gene encoding tRNA (adenosine(37)-N6)-dimethylallyltransferase MiaA, yielding MPKHAQAKPDIARRAAKDQEKGTALDAFNLEFAKDIAPDRPILIAGATASGKSALALALADRWGGQIINADALQVYDGWRLLTARPSAADEDRCPHHLYGHVPFLGDYSVGAWLRDLAPLLRTGPRPIIVGGTGLYFRALTEGLAEIPPVPKAVRIAADGQSHADLLADLEQSDPVIYAKIDRQNRARVQRAWEVWRATGKPLSQWQAETPAPLLPLDQVAAFKLMADRDWLNDRIARRFHTMIKEGALDEARAALPHWEQLQGAAKAIGAPELISHLRGDISLETAIEAAIIASRQYAKRQRTWLRAQSTGWTDIYIPV
- a CDS encoding helix-turn-helix domain-containing protein gives rise to the protein MSDQQEVGPTNAPAYAARTIGQIRLHGAWRHELAHHCPKSRLFWLTRGTTRITADLHPIMATGPKILFIPASMLLSIELPTQLQGHVAYFPNLADLELPQTSLCLTPSSAEAQVELTGLIERMARLEDQDTPSARRMKRGFGLLLSAMLERETLISNQRDRDATHRLRTQIKKPSKSAQLLSRFAALLAQGFNAQLGVSDYAARLDVTPTHLTRICREITGRTALALINEVLMAEARRRLVDTHDSAAKIARDLGYSSPAYFTRAFGQETGTTPTGYRDQKQGQWHSMRHR
- a CDS encoding glycine betaine/L-proline ABC transporter ATP-binding protein, translated to MSDPKIQIKNLYKIFGKSPQKALKSVQSGMGKDALREETGHVLGVDNVSLDIAPQNIQVVMGLSGSGKSTLIRHINRLIEPTAGEILVDGENVLTMDKDALRDLRRFKMSMVFQHFGLFPHRRVIENVTYGLIVQGVDENEAEKRAKQWISRVGLEGYENNYPGQLSGGMRQRVGLARGLATDADILLMDEAFSALDPLIRYDMQSILIDLQKELHKTIVFITHDLDEALRLGDNIAILRDGHLVQQGSAQDIVLRPADDYIEDFIKDINRARVIKLGSIMQPLGRGKLPDSAPRLDADTILQDALMVVAQSKGNTVIVEERGQPKGKITTRAVIEALHG
- a CDS encoding proline/glycine betaine ABC transporter permease yields the protein MWDFFAEFPSIGRRDLSQLQQGIDDGFRAFSRAYGEALEIFFSPLLHFLVWFEKLLLATPWPIILVVLSGLAWLGSRSWKITIGTFLAFAVIGYFGMWEDTMATLAIISVATFVCIIVGIPLGILMAKSDRLQGAITPILDVMQTIPSFVYLIPVVMLLGIGKVPGLIAVCIYAIPPIVRLTNLGIRLVDREVLEAAEAFGASPRQKLFDVQIPLALPNIFAGVNQTIMMALAMVVIASMIGVRGLGVPVLRAISNQYLALGLMNGLAIVALAIIFDRVSQSYGKRLQAHREGGEK
- a CDS encoding ABC transporter substrate-binding protein; translation: MKFVKPLAAGIVGAAALGFGGAASAQDCGSLTIAEMNWASAELMANVDKIILEEGYGCDVELIPGATMTTFTSMNEKAEPDVAPELWINAVRDPLNTAIAEGSLHSVVQGPITGLGEGWWVDPQFAIDHPELDTVEKVLARPDLFPWAEDEDMGAFMGCPAGWGCQLSNAQLFRAFGMEDMGWHLVDPGSAAGLDGSIARAVDRGEYWFGYYWSPTAVVGKYNLVMLEWETPWGGSENWDGCIVKPEQECLDPQPTSYTESEVHTVITDRLMQEGGIAVDYLANRIFPGEAMNAMLVYMTDNQATGEAAAFEFLATHEDIWTQWVTEDAAAAIRSAL
- a CDS encoding vitamin B12-dependent ribonucleotide reductase gives rise to the protein MKIERRFTRDGADVYADLEFTLTSSEIRNPDGTIVFKLDEVEVPKSWSQVASDVIAQKYFRKAGVPARLKPVKEKGVPDFLWRHVADDEALAELPEDQRIVGETSAKQVFRRLAGAWAYWGWKGGYFSAEADARAYFEEMQLMLARQMAAPNSPQWFNTGLHWAYGIDGPSQGHHYVDYKTGKLTKSASAYEHPQPHACFIQSVADDLVNEGGIMDLWVREARLFKYGSGTGTNFSMLRGEGEKLSGGGKSSGLMGFLKIGDRAAGAIKSGGTTRRAAKMVIVDADHPDIEAFIDWKVIEEQKVASLVAGSKMHEKMLNGLFAAVKTWDGDLADATDPAKNGALKDAIRAAKKVSIPETYIKRVLDYARQGYTSIEFPTYDTDWDSEAYASVSGQNSNNSIRVTDDFLQAIKDDAEWHLKSRVNGKPTKTLQARDLWEKVGHAAWACADPGIQFHDTVNAWHTCPADGPIRGSNPCSEYMFLDDTACNLASMNLLTFYKEGKFDADGYMHATRLWTLTLEISVMMAQFPSKEIAQLSYDFRTLGLGYANIGGLLMNMGLGYDSDEGRALCGALTALMTGVSYATSAEIASELGPFSGYKRNADNMLRVIRNHRRAAYGETDGYEDVNVTPVPLDHANCPDARLVDLAKQAWDEALDLGQKHGYRNAQATVIAPTGTIGLVMDCDTTGIEPDFALVKFKKLAGGGYFKIINRSVPAALEKLGYSSSEIEEIIAYAVGHGTLGNAPGINHTALVGHGFGQAELDKIEAALPQAFDIRFVFNQWTLGEEFCTKTLGIPQAKLNDPSFNLLQHLGFSKKDIEAANDHVCGTMTLEGAPFLKEEHYNVFDCANPCGKKGKRYLSVNSHIYMMAAAQSFISGAISKTINMPNSATIEDCQEAYELSWSLGIKANALYRDGSKLSQPLAAALVEDDDEAAEILESGSPQEKAAVLAEKVIEKIVIKEVARAKREKLPERRKGYTQKAIVGGHKVYLRTGEYADGALGEIFIDMHKEGAGFRAMMNNFAIAVSVGLQYGVPLEEFVDAFTFTKFEPSGMVQGNDSIKNATSILDYIFRELAVSYLDRTDLAHVKPEGASFDDMGRGVEEGVSNVKELSDSAASKSLEVLKQISSTGYLRKRVPQDLVVLQGGVSSLAATAVGQSGAVVAEAVQAAAVTTGAVEIDARTKAKMQGYEGEACGECGNYTLVRNGTCMKCNTCGGTSGCS